Proteins encoded together in one Pseudomonas arsenicoxydans window:
- a CDS encoding ATP-binding protein has translation MNSIFLRIYGGMCAALILVAVLGVLALHLLNQVRSEQYRERLAHGTFSLMADNLQPMNDTERHRALLVWERLLGIPLALNTFAQTDLDLTQRTRVLRGQALVEQTGPHAAKVYRLVSEKEQLVLTGEVQQISEQLARATIYLLADELVRVPVAEQPKRLAQLKQDKGFGFDLRLVTVDQADMDEDQSRRIAEGDTVMALGKGGDSIRVFAGMVGTPWVLEIGPLYQMNPYPPEWLVLIAALGLSLIGLIVYLLVRQLERRLRGLEAAATRIAKGSLETRVPARGADSVGRLASAFNGMAEHLQQLLAIQRELVRAVSHELRTPVARLRFGLEMIGSATTPQALEKYLEGMDHDIEDLDKLVDEMLTYARLEQGSPALNFQRIDLDALVSQVIEELAPLRADVTVQRGLCLSAADCDDAWVEAEPRYLHRAMQNLVSNAMRHASSRVTVSYQVGQQRCRVDIEDDGPGVPESAWEKIFTPFLRLDDSRTRASGGHGLGLSIVRRIIHWHDGRALISKSKSLGGACFSLSWPRNQERR, from the coding sequence GTGAACTCGATCTTCCTGCGCATCTACGGCGGCATGTGCGCGGCGCTCATTCTGGTGGCTGTGCTGGGCGTGCTGGCGTTGCATTTGCTCAACCAGGTGCGCAGCGAGCAATACCGCGAGCGCCTGGCCCACGGCACCTTTTCGCTGATGGCCGACAACCTGCAACCGATGAACGATACCGAGCGCCACCGGGCGTTGCTGGTGTGGGAACGCTTGCTCGGCATTCCATTGGCATTGAACACCTTTGCCCAGACCGACCTCGACCTGACCCAGCGCACCCGTGTACTGCGCGGCCAGGCGCTGGTGGAACAAACCGGCCCGCATGCGGCGAAGGTTTATCGTCTGGTCAGCGAAAAGGAACAGCTTGTCCTCACGGGTGAGGTCCAGCAGATCAGCGAGCAACTGGCGCGGGCCACCATTTATCTGTTGGCCGACGAACTGGTGCGCGTACCGGTGGCCGAACAGCCCAAGCGTCTGGCGCAGTTGAAACAAGACAAGGGCTTTGGTTTCGACCTGCGCCTGGTCACCGTCGACCAGGCGGACATGGACGAGGACCAGAGCCGCCGCATCGCCGAGGGCGACACGGTGATGGCGTTGGGCAAGGGCGGCGATTCGATCCGGGTATTCGCCGGCATGGTCGGCACGCCGTGGGTGCTGGAGATCGGCCCGCTGTATCAGATGAATCCGTATCCGCCGGAATGGCTGGTGCTGATCGCGGCCCTGGGTTTGAGCCTGATCGGTTTGATCGTCTATCTGTTGGTGCGTCAATTGGAGCGCCGCTTGCGTGGCCTCGAAGCCGCCGCCACGCGCATCGCCAAGGGCAGCCTGGAAACCCGTGTGCCGGCACGCGGCGCCGATTCGGTGGGGCGCCTGGCCTCGGCGTTCAACGGCATGGCCGAGCACTTGCAGCAGTTGCTGGCGATCCAGCGGGAGCTGGTGCGCGCGGTGTCCCACGAATTGCGCACACCGGTGGCGCGCCTGCGTTTTGGCCTGGAGATGATCGGCTCGGCCACCACGCCGCAGGCTCTGGAGAAATACCTTGAAGGCATGGACCATGACATCGAGGACCTCGACAAACTGGTCGACGAAATGCTCACGTACGCGCGGCTGGAGCAGGGCTCGCCGGCGCTGAATTTTCAGCGGATCGATCTGGATGCGCTGGTGAGTCAGGTGATCGAGGAGCTGGCGCCATTGCGCGCCGATGTCACCGTGCAGCGTGGCTTGTGTTTGTCGGCTGCCGATTGCGATGACGCCTGGGTTGAAGCCGAGCCGCGCTATCTACACCGGGCAATGCAGAACCTGGTGAGCAATGCCATGCGCCATGCTTCGTCACGGGTAACCGTCAGTTATCAGGTCGGGCAACAGCGTTGCAGGGTGGACATCGAAGATGATGGACCGGGCGTGCCGGAGTCGGCATGGGAGAAAATCTTCACGCCGTTCCTGCGCCTTGATGACAGCCGAACTCGCGCCTCGGGTGGGCATGGTCTGGGCTTGTCGATCGTGCGACGGATCATCCATTGGCATGACGGGCGGGCGTTGATCAGCAAGAGCAAGAGTCTGGGCGGGGCTTGTTTCAGTCTGAGTTGGCCGAGGAATCAGGAGAGGCGCTGA
- a CDS encoding response regulator: MEQEAWQVLIVEDDQRLAELTREYLEANGLRVSIEGNGALAAARIINEKPDLVILDLMLPGEDGLSICRKVRDKYDGPILMLTARTDDTDQILGLDLGADDYVCKPVRPRLLLARIQALLRRSETPEVAPEKQRRLQFGPLVVDNALREAWLNDSGIELTSAEFDLLWLLVANAGRILSREEIFTALRGIGYDGQDRSIDVRISRIRPKIGDDPDHPRLIKTIRSKGYLFVPEACNP; encoded by the coding sequence GTGGAGCAAGAAGCCTGGCAGGTATTGATTGTGGAGGACGACCAGCGTCTGGCCGAACTGACCCGCGAATACCTGGAAGCCAATGGCCTGCGCGTGTCGATCGAAGGCAATGGTGCGCTGGCCGCTGCGCGCATCATCAACGAGAAGCCGGACCTGGTGATTCTCGACCTGATGTTGCCGGGCGAAGACGGCCTGAGCATCTGCCGCAAGGTGCGCGACAAGTATGACGGCCCGATCCTGATGCTCACCGCCCGCACCGACGATACCGATCAAATTCTTGGCCTCGACCTGGGTGCCGACGATTACGTGTGCAAACCGGTGCGTCCGCGCCTGTTGTTGGCGCGTATCCAGGCGCTGTTGCGCCGCAGTGAAACCCCTGAGGTGGCCCCGGAAAAGCAACGGCGCCTGCAGTTCGGTCCGCTGGTGGTGGACAACGCATTGCGCGAGGCCTGGCTCAATGACAGCGGCATCGAGCTGACCAGCGCTGAGTTTGACCTGCTGTGGTTGCTGGTGGCCAACGCTGGCCGAATCCTGTCCCGGGAAGAGATTTTCACCGCGCTGCGCGGAATCGGCTATGACGGCCAGGATCGCTCCATCGATGTGCGCATCTCGCGCATCCGTCCCAAAATCGGCGACGACCCGGATCATCCGCGACTGATCAAAACCATCCGCAGCAAGGGGTATCTGTTCGTTCCGGAAGCCTGCAACCCGTGA